From the genome of Elusimicrobiota bacterium:
TAATTGTAAGCATTGGCGGCGAAAACACGGAAGAATTTACGCAGATAACAGAAAAAATAAACATGTTACAAAGCATAAGTGCGATAGAGCTAAATTTATCCTGCCCGAATGTCGGGTTAGCCAAAGGGACACAATTGCTAAGCCAAAACCCCGTAGATGCTTTTAAGGTAGTTAAAAAAGTGAAAGAAATTTCAAAATTTCCTATAATAACAAAGTTGTCTCCGGCTGTTACAGATATAACGCAGATAGCCAGTGCTTGTGAAGAAGCAGGCACAGACGCGCTTTCATTGATAAATACTGTACCGGGCATGCATTATGATAAAACTTCAAAAACTAAAATTTTTGGCGGGTTTTCGGGCCCGTCAATTAAACCTGTTGCCTTGCGCGCAATTTACAATGTTTCAAAAAAGTCTAAAATACCTATAATGGGAGTTGGCGGGATAACCTGCGCGGAAGATGTCTTGGAATTTTTTGACGCGGGCGCAGTTGTAGTTGCCATAGGCTGCGGAATGTTCAAAAACCCATTACTTCCATTAGAAATAATAAATGTTTTGAGAAAGGGGTAAAAGTACCCCATGCACTTCTTAGCGTGCAGAATGGGGTATTAGAGAGGTAAAAATGGCACAACTCGTTATTGCTCTTGATGTAAATAAAAATGAAGCATTGGAGCTTGTTAAAAAGCTTCCCTCGAAAGCAGAATATTTCAAAATCGGGCATAAGCTTTTTACAGAATCGCCTGAAATTATCACGGAATTAAATTCTTTAAATAAAAAAGTATTCCTTGACCTGAAATACCACGATATACCAAGTGTCGTGGGATTAGCAATTGAAGCTGTATCAAAAAAATATAAACCTTTTGCAATCACACTTCATACTTCCGGCGGCCCAAAAATGATATCAGAGGCGGTGAAGGCCCGGAATAATCTTTCTGAAAGCAATAAGCCGCTTCTTTTCGGAGTCACCATACTGACGAGCTTGAGTCTTGATGATTTAAAAATGCTTTTTGGAGATAAAATAGCTGAAACAACCCTTGATACCATAGTTTTACGTTTGGCGCGCCTGGCCAAAAAAAATGGATTTGACGGTATTGTATGCTCAGGCAAGGAACTCTCATTGATTAAGCAGGTCCTGGGAAAAGAGTTTTTAACGCTGGTTCCTGGAGTACAGCTTTCTGTGGACAGTTTCCGCATTGACCAATCAAGGACAGCTTCCATTGAGGAAGCGGCAAAAATCGGTGATTATCTCGTAGTCGGCAGGCAGATAACCGGAGCCCAAAATCCGGCTGAAATGGCAGAAAAAATGCTTGAATTAATATAATTTGAGGTAAATATAATGAATCAAAATGAAATTCTGAAAATTTTTGAAGAAAAAAATGCGCTTCTTACCGGACATTTCCTTTTATCCAGCGGGTTGCACAGTGACAGGTACGTGCAATGCGCGCAAGTTTTACAGTATCCTGCCGCGGCAGAAAAATTAGCAAAGGAATTAGCGTCAAATCTCAAATCTCAAATCTCAAATTTTAAAATTGACCTTGTTGTTTCACCTGCGATGGGCGGGGTAATAATCGGACAGGAAATTGGCCGCGCGCTTGGTGTAAAAGCTATTTTTACTGAACGGGAAAATGTTGTAATGACGCTAAGAAGAGGTTTTAAAATAACCAAAGGCGAAAAAGCAATAATAGTGGAAGATGTAATAACTACCGGCAAATCTACAAAAGAAGTTGCGGAGGTTGTGAAAAACCTTGGCGGCGAAATAGTAGCAGCTGTATCGCTGATAGACAGGACCGGCGGCGGAGCAAATTTCAGTTTTCCCCAGATAAGCCTTCTCAAGCTTGAAATTAAAACATATCAAAGCAATAACTGCCCTTTATGT
Proteins encoded in this window:
- a CDS encoding dihydroorotate dehydrogenase; amino-acid sequence: MKLETNFIGLKLKNPVFVASGIIGFGEEYSRLFNINLLGGIITKTITVSPRKGNAMPRIVETHHGMINTIGLENPGVDKFIEEKMPFIKKNIKTNVIVSIGGENTEEFTQITEKINMLQSISAIELNLSCPNVGLAKGTQLLSQNPVDAFKVVKKVKEISKFPIITKLSPAVTDITQIASACEEAGTDALSLINTVPGMHYDKTSKTKIFGGFSGPSIKPVALRAIYNVSKKSKIPIMGVGGITCAEDVLEFFDAGAVVVAIGCGMFKNPLLPLEIINVLRKG
- the pyrF gene encoding orotidine-5'-phosphate decarboxylase, with protein sequence MAQLVIALDVNKNEALELVKKLPSKAEYFKIGHKLFTESPEIITELNSLNKKVFLDLKYHDIPSVVGLAIEAVSKKYKPFAITLHTSGGPKMISEAVKARNNLSESNKPLLFGVTILTSLSLDDLKMLFGDKIAETTLDTIVLRLARLAKKNGFDGIVCSGKELSLIKQVLGKEFLTLVPGVQLSVDSFRIDQSRTASIEEAAKIGDYLVVGRQITGAQNPAEMAEKMLELI
- the pyrE gene encoding orotate phosphoribosyltransferase; translated protein: MNQNEILKIFEEKNALLTGHFLLSSGLHSDRYVQCAQVLQYPAAAEKLAKELASNLKSQISNFKIDLVVSPAMGGVIIGQEIGRALGVKAIFTERENVVMTLRRGFKITKGEKAIIVEDVITTGKSTKEVAEVVKNLGGEIVAAVSLIDRTGGGANFSFPQISLLKLEIKTYQSNNCPLCKQGSIAVKPGSRGLVSHILPSE